A window of Anas acuta chromosome 8, bAnaAcu1.1, whole genome shotgun sequence contains these coding sequences:
- the ERICH3 gene encoding glutamate-rich protein 3, whose amino-acid sequence MSDPRPGFLATYNSLTDKHLAGYFSNTRIRRHLQRSGLISRSGRIIPEKEYRLNAMRRDHQKYVQECLARAIFLKVLDMERHHQLEIKRKLENSMRKERVLQKNKVERSRRSVEGASPVHSLHPPVGPRSHYGLHPVVAGEPASHSQMRAPGLADYSGGHPSYQHRFKESSFFKITSCRPHTAPGNMQHPLRLQPLHSSAVVGSVPKTSGSKQKCHMLENDQQLASGGEKTELRLLNSMEYVTGKSPYRLPVINNYVMPVPPPPLQKGDKSVKATRNGMPRGRRFRPPHTPNGLEQLLTKNSGGLPKPSLRSNASITMIFLGKSVHLSHDDADYKDEVKVCQQHCGGENLCVYKGKLLEGETFQFVSKRHHGFPFSLTFFLNGMQVDRLSSCCEYKHQKRSRLGGRHGYFGFLNVEGASPCYRCIIAMGLDKKPSPPKRKIEKDYEEKQVGSWKGGAHSEPSDSSVEQKSSKDLVLVILPGHEASMETIEEKMETGQEHRGEERKKLLNHETEDSQEDTGKNDYDEDFEAEEVNEEGQTSDQRNGMSKSSPDDEKHNLDYEKESENSSQKALQASVSERDESDGYSDSDLEDDKQDRRSAHSLSSTSAQYSSGDDSDVQKMIENVKGKEEYDIKKASDNTAHAQYRSENGENILFKTEDNQETFTLEKEDIHEAEKTKVEDRPAGEDTEIFHENITSIQHQSPEVNWELRQARTVESNIKEDGEKNASNKRDSGEKDVLVPLENNMMEVENRNEEFPQSDKGSAPDGAFLAEGTRAPDVQKAAEQEARGVQVAGQRQALVEEGRVAEEGDSHAHDTGRRAAQAGDVLPEGEVVAVVPAAGQRAEEGLAPAGGAMAEGDAKEKETGKGVPGAEVVAGGQKAVTRVMESVGALQEPGSKGEESAGVGGAARREADGAVPGCGEGAGELSGGGEAMEKASGVEKAVGMAEPLLKEAVGDTMSEAEEAAEEGRFAGKGIVEDAVREGEEAVEDANLAEEEITGVAGLEGAEAIEEAISEGEEAVEKPVALRETLGDTEVCTGGEELKPNEFTQLKASGEEKAEMKDAAIGIAMSETDRPPEVEERSLPRAEEVVEESVDGGKGPVLQVASGLGALVEAGRDPASEGSSLLEQTATAEDEEGSAEALLLENPSLGSKAKPDGVMEENLDGPVMGLSAEIAGAEIGGGGVMGGVAGPWELEAAEQGLRECATGQDGVVLGAGRTPGEEVVEEPAPPAEGLCESRAGEGAGTAVRKAENGGEAVGLEAAVAGDSWMGDGVGAWERGTRAGAGGQSRMGVAVAEGPAVQGGTVQEGAHIKGKESGLSESAQKGKAEGVSEDTQGDSGAQEQRKKSPVRGSPDAGAAATDGSCCEDVVNLDAAVVPSIGPQDKEETVL is encoded by the exons GTTTCTTGCAACCTACAATAGCCTTACAGACAAACACCTGGCTGGGTATTTCAGCAATACCAGGATAAGACGACATCTTCAGAGATCAGGACTG ATCTCAAGGAGTGGAAGAATAATACCTGAGAAAGAATACCGGCTAAATGCTATGAGGAGGGATCACCAGAAATATGTACAGGAGTGCCTGGCTCGGGCCATATTTCTTAAGGTCCTTGACATGGAG CGTCATCAtcagctggaaataaaaaggaaacttgAAAATTCTATGAGGAAGGAGAGGGTTCTGCAGAAGAACAAG gTGGAACGATCCAGAAGATCAGTGGAAGGTGCTAGCCCTGTGCACTCCCTACATCCACCAGTTGGTCCCAGAAGTCATTATGGACTGCATCCTGTAGTGGCTGGAGAACCAGCTAGTCATTCACAAATG AGGGCACCTGGACTTGCAGATTATAGTGGTGGACATCCTTCTTATCAACACCGATTCAAAgagtcttctttttttaagata actTCCTGTCGACCACATACAGCTCCAGGAAATATGCAACACCCACTTCGACTCCAGCCACTTCACAGCAGTGCTGTAGTAGGGTCTGTTCCAAAGACTTCAGGCTCTAAACAAAAGTGCCATATGCTTGAAAATGATCAGCAGTTAGCTAGTGGG ggggAGAAGACTGAGTTAAGACTTCTGAACTCAATGGAATATGTGACTGGTAAATCCCCATATCGACTTCCTGTTATTAACAATTATGTGATGCCAGTGCCACCTCCCCCTCTACAAAAAGGAGACAAGAGTGTAAAGGCAACAAGAAATGGGATGCCCAGAGGGAGACGATTTCgccccccacacacaccaaaTGGCTTAGAGCAACTTTTAACAAAG aatTCTGGAGGATTACCTAAGCCCTCATTACGCAGCAATGCATCTATTACCATGATCTTTCTAGGAAAAAGTGTGCATTTATCTCATGATGATGCTGATTATAAAGATGAAGTCAAAGTCTGTCAACAGCACTGTGGAGGAGAAAACCTTTGTGTCTACAAAGGCAAGCTTTTGGAAGGAG AGACCTTCCAGTTTGTCTCAAAGAGGCACCATGGTTTCCCATTCAGCCTCACCTTTTTTCTCAATGGGATGCAAGTGGACAGGTTGAGCTCTTGCTGTGAGTACAAACATCAGAAGCGttccaggctgggaggcagacaTGGATACTTTGGGTTTCTTAACGTGGAAGGAGCATCTCCTTGCTATAG gtgcATTATTGCAATGGGTCTGGACAAAAAGCCATCCCCTCCCAAGAGAAAGATTGAGAAGGACTATGAGGAAAAGCAAGTGGGTTCCTGGAAAGGTGGAGCACACAGTGAGCCAAGTGATAGCAGTGTTGAGCAGAAATCAAGCAAAGATTTGGTGTTAGTCATCTTACCAGGTCATGAAGCAAGTATGGAAACCATTGAAGAGAAAATGGAGACCGGACAGGAGCatagaggagaagaaaggaaaaaactatTAAATCATGAGACAGAAGATAGTCAGGAAGACACTGGTAAAAATG acTATGATGAAGATTTTGAAGCAGAAGAAGTTAATGAAGAAGGACAGACTAGTGATCAAAGAAATGGAATGTCAAAGTCATCCCCAGATGatgaaaaacataatttagaCTATGAAAAGGAGAGTGAAAACTCATCACAGAAGGCACTGCAGGCCTCTGTCAGTGAGAGAGATGAAAGTGATGGATATTCTGACAGTGACTTGGAGGATGACAAACAAG ATAGGAGGTCTGCACATTCTCTCTCATCCACCAGTGCTCAGTATAGCAGTGGAGATGACTCTGATGTTCAAAAGATGATAGAAAATGTTAAGGGCAAAGAGGAGTATGATATCAAAAAGGCATCTGATAACACAGCACATGCACAATACAGAAGTGAGAATGGGGAAAATATACTGTTCAAAACAGAGGACAACCAGGAAACTTTTACACTGGAAAAGGAAGACATACATgaagcagaaaagacaaaagtGGAAGATCGACCAGCAGGGGAAGATACTgaaatttttcatgaaaacataACATCAATACAGCATCAAAGTCCTGAAGTTAATTGGGAACTCAGACAGGCTAGGACAGTAGAAAGTAACATAAAGGAAGATGGGGAGAAGAATGCAAGTAACAAGAGAGACAGTGGGGAGAAAGACGTTCTAGTGCCTTTGGAAAATAATATGATGGAAGTGGAGAAtagaaatgaagaatttcctcaaAGTGACAAAGGAAGTG CACCAGATGGAGCTTTCTTGGCAGAAGGAACAAGAGCACCTGAtgtgcagaaggcagcagaacaAGAGGCACGAGGAGTGCAGGTGGCAGGGCAGAGACAAGCACTGGTGGAGGAAGGCCGTGTAGCTGAGGAAGGAGATTCTCACGCTCACGACACAGGACGGAGAGCGGCCCAGGCAGGAGATGTGCTGCCCGAGGGAGAGGTGGTGGCCGTGGTGCCAGCAGCGGGTCAGCGGGCTGAGGAAGGACTAGCACCTGCCGGGGGGGCCATGGCAGAAGGAGATGCCAAGGAAAAGGAGACAGGGAAGGGAGTGCCTGGAGCAGAAGTGGTAGCTGGGGGGCAGAAAGCTGTGACGAGGGTGATGGAGAGCGTGGGAGCACTGCAGGAGCCAGGGAGCAAGGGAGAGGAATCAGCAGGAGTGGGGGGGGCGGCACGCAGGGAGGCAGACGGGGCAGTGCCTGGGTGtggtgagggagctggggagctctCTGGAGGCGGGGAGGCCATGGAGAAGGCCTCTGGGGTGGAGAAGGCAGTGGGGATGGCAGAGCCCCTATTGAAGGAGGCAGTGGGTGACACCATGTCTGAGGCAGAGGAGGCCGCGGAGGAGGGACGTTTTGCAGGGAAGGGCATTGTGGAGGATGCTGTACGTGAGGGAGAGGAGGCTGTGGAGGATGCAAACTTGGCAGAAGAAGAGATTACGGGAGTGGCTGGCCTTGAAGGAGCGGAGGCTATAGAGGAAGCTATTTCTGAAggggaggaggctgtggagaAACCTGTGGCTCTCAGGGAAACATTAGGGGATACCGAAGTTTGCACAGGCGGGGAAGAACTAAAGCCAAATGAGTTCACCCAACTGAAAGCTTCAGGGGAAGAGAAGGCGGAGATGAAGGATGCTGCCATAGGAATAGCAATGTCTGAGACTGACAGACCACCAGAAGTGGAAGAGAGATCTCTCCCGAGAGcagaggaggtggtggaggagtcTGTGGATGGAGGCAAGGGTCCAGTGTTACAAGTAGCATCTGGATTAGGGGCTCTGGTGGAGGCTGGAAGGGATCCTGCAAGTGAAGGGTCATCTTTGTTGGAGCAGACAGCAACAGCAGAAGATGAGGAGGGTTCAGCAGAAGCACTTTTGCTTGAAAACCCATCTTTGGGCAGTAAAGCAAAGCCAGATGGAGTAATGGAAGAAAATCTTGATGGGCCAGTGATGGGACTATCTGCAGAGATAGCTGGAGCTGAGATAGGAGGTGGAGGAGTCATGGGAGGAGTGGCAGGTCCATGGGAGCtggaagctgcagagcagggattGAGGGAGTGTGCTACAGGTCAGGATGGGGTGGTGCTGGGAGCGGGGAGAACTCCTGgtgaggaggtggtggaggaacCAGCACCGcctgcagaggggctgtgtgagagcagagctggggagggagctggcacTGCAGTGAGGAAGGCAGAGAACGGGGGGGAAGCggtggggctggaggcagcggtggctggggacagctggaTGGGTGATGGGGTGGGAGCATGGGAGAGGGGGACAAGAGCGGGGGCAGGGGGACAGAGCAGGATGGGGGTGGCAGTGGCAGAGGGGCCAGCAGTCCAGGGAGGGACGGTGCAGGAGGGAGCACATATCAAAGGGAAAGAGTCTGGCCTCAGTGAAAGTGCCCAGAAGGGAAAGGCTGAGGGTGTTTCAGAAGACACACAGGGTGACTCCGGGGCTcaggagcagaggaagaaaagtccCGTGCGAGGAAGCCCAGATGCGGGAGCTGCTGCCACGGATGGGAGCTGCTGTGAG GATGTTGTAAACCTGGATGCAGCTGTTGTGCCCTCCATAGGGCCCCAGGACAAGGAAGAAACTGTCCTCTaa